One Candidatus Neomarinimicrobiota bacterium genomic region harbors:
- a CDS encoding T9SS type A sorting domain-containing protein: MKSLLLRLFPVFLLMIVTANGNEKKATKGGEKRLSAFRNVSGKTLIHGTQPAVLPDTTSIFYDDLESGVADWETQGTWKITTETSNSPTHSFHHAVGIDENDTLLSPIIQLPEIDAELEELHFSFAVWAEMLDSDGNGDGSLEDYYRLWVQDMDNSLRGYSNEWVEYLLSPELEITSNDYKLTFKLLYRLESISGLPYTDDSGCVLNGWDAANVQVSKDQGMSWTTIEGTPSYECSSCFGFQYNLDQCNVPGWTDKIDDWVDAEFDLSSFSGDTVKIRFVFASDPGWSTADDNTLYRSGFYVDEVLVSNSSDTLLYDNADDKVVLTPAGGSHWNMNEYNGYDGTKSWWAGAELSAPSYAVTYDYGTDGRPGTYGWEIYGPGSPFNEDTNVQLDLSQWAGNRIRVAWEFKSDDNHDGDTGNTSMGLYIDDLHVWKKSLVETAPAPKGLTVSTGGGTVELSWEAVPSGDIDGEVAYDDGSFEDAIFMTGGTGLCGNVFKMPFGSSAIVKKVKLIGADSVSTVTVYGYEVAGGEPADEPSYDITMSRSSAVWNEIEVDWEFEGDFLIAQAIDTLLHAGLDEDATPSEHSWTKLGDGPWQRWRTTAENNNLPDGEWGIRVEVSTQGGQNAVYNVYRHAPGESFAEPLPDGTYLTKTSFTDSLVLIAVDYTYGITSIYNSGASDEVESAMSSTVTIRPRSDTVREVAYDDGTSETGATSLGENSWYAVRFSSNIFPITLMTLKYHSREAGGLTYLAIFDDDGNDGMPGNHIGATLIFPTVTQGWNIKDVSGAGLTFTEGQFYVAWGETADSPPLSIDTGSESKERSYYYTEVDEWAPLSDLGYEGDLLIRTAIDIEGAGVEDDIGLPEQFVLSQNMPNPFNPETLIKFDVAREGRVVLKLYDITGREVSRLHDKFLAPGSYTYFLNGRGFASGVYFYRMEAPGFMSTKKLLIVR; this comes from the coding sequence ATGAAAAGTTTGTTACTGAGACTTTTTCCTGTTTTTCTGCTGATGATTGTAACTGCCAACGGTAATGAAAAAAAAGCAACCAAAGGCGGAGAAAAACGTCTGTCTGCCTTCCGAAATGTTTCAGGAAAGACTCTGATACACGGTACGCAACCAGCTGTACTTCCGGACACAACCAGCATTTTCTACGACGACCTTGAGTCTGGGGTTGCAGACTGGGAAACTCAGGGCACCTGGAAAATCACCACCGAGACTTCAAACAGCCCTACCCACAGTTTTCATCATGCTGTAGGGATAGATGAGAATGACACATTGTTAAGCCCCATAATTCAACTGCCTGAAATTGACGCTGAACTGGAAGAACTCCATTTTTCGTTTGCAGTCTGGGCTGAGATGCTCGATTCAGACGGAAATGGTGACGGTTCTCTTGAAGATTATTACAGGCTTTGGGTTCAGGATATGGACAATTCTCTCAGGGGATACTCCAATGAATGGGTGGAATATCTCCTCTCCCCGGAACTTGAGATCACCAGCAATGATTACAAACTAACATTCAAACTGCTTTATCGCCTTGAGTCAATATCTGGTCTGCCTTACACGGATGACAGCGGTTGTGTTCTAAATGGTTGGGATGCCGCTAACGTTCAGGTTTCAAAAGACCAGGGTATGTCGTGGACTACAATTGAAGGAACTCCAAGCTACGAATGTAGTAGCTGTTTTGGTTTTCAGTACAACCTGGACCAGTGCAACGTTCCGGGCTGGACGGACAAAATTGACGACTGGGTTGACGCAGAGTTTGATCTGAGCTCATTTAGCGGTGATACCGTGAAAATCCGGTTTGTTTTTGCGTCTGATCCAGGTTGGAGCACGGCGGATGATAACACGCTGTACAGAAGTGGTTTCTATGTGGATGAAGTTTTGGTATCCAACAGCTCGGATACATTGCTCTACGACAATGCTGACGATAAGGTAGTCCTCACACCCGCTGGGGGATCTCATTGGAACATGAACGAATACAACGGATACGACGGAACCAAGTCGTGGTGGGCCGGAGCTGAACTTAGCGCACCTTCCTACGCCGTTACTTATGATTACGGCACCGATGGTCGTCCTGGTACCTACGGCTGGGAAATCTATGGTCCTGGAAGTCCCTTCAATGAAGATACGAACGTTCAGCTGGATTTGTCCCAATGGGCAGGAAACAGAATTCGTGTAGCCTGGGAATTCAAATCTGATGACAACCACGATGGGGATACAGGCAACACCAGCATGGGCCTATATATTGACGATCTCCATGTCTGGAAAAAATCGCTGGTGGAAACTGCTCCTGCTCCCAAGGGATTAACCGTCTCCACAGGCGGCGGAACGGTGGAACTTTCGTGGGAGGCTGTTCCCAGCGGTGATATTGATGGTGAAGTAGCCTATGATGACGGTTCATTTGAAGATGCTATCTTTATGACTGGGGGTACTGGCCTCTGTGGCAATGTTTTCAAGATGCCTTTCGGTTCCTCTGCCATAGTTAAAAAAGTGAAACTTATAGGCGCAGACAGTGTGAGCACGGTTACGGTCTACGGTTATGAAGTGGCGGGCGGAGAGCCGGCGGACGAGCCGAGCTACGACATCACCATGTCCCGGTCTTCGGCAGTATGGAACGAGATTGAAGTGGACTGGGAATTTGAGGGTGACTTCCTCATTGCTCAGGCAATAGACACCCTTTTGCATGCTGGGCTCGATGAAGATGCAACCCCAAGTGAACATTCCTGGACCAAACTTGGAGACGGGCCCTGGCAACGGTGGAGAACCACTGCAGAGAACAACAATCTTCCCGATGGGGAGTGGGGGATCCGAGTTGAGGTTTCTACACAAGGCGGACAGAATGCTGTCTACAACGTTTACCGCCACGCCCCGGGCGAGTCTTTCGCCGAGCCTTTGCCGGACGGTACATATTTGACGAAAACAAGTTTTACTGATTCGTTGGTTCTCATAGCAGTTGATTACACCTATGGGATTACATCGATTTACAACTCTGGAGCCTCTGATGAAGTGGAAAGTGCAATGTCTTCTACTGTGACCATCCGGCCCAGATCTGACACGGTCAGGGAAGTAGCTTATGATGACGGCACATCGGAGACCGGTGCAACGTCCTTGGGTGAGAATAGTTGGTACGCTGTAAGATTCAGCTCTAACATTTTCCCAATCACACTCATGACCTTAAAATATCACTCCAGAGAAGCAGGAGGACTGACCTACCTGGCCATCTTTGATGATGACGGCAATGATGGTATGCCTGGCAATCACATAGGCGCAACACTCATTTTTCCTACGGTGACTCAGGGTTGGAATATCAAAGATGTTTCTGGCGCGGGGTTGACCTTCACTGAGGGACAATTCTATGTTGCATGGGGTGAGACGGCCGATTCACCGCCGCTCAGTATTGACACCGGTAGCGAATCGAAAGAGCGAAGCTACTATTACACAGAGGTTGACGAATGGGCCCCCCTTTCCGATCTTGGTTATGAAGGGGATCTCCTTATTCGCACCGCCATCGACATTGAGGGGGCTGGTGTTGAGGACGACATAGGTCTGCCTGAGCAGTTCGTGCTGAGTCAGAATATGCCAAATCCTTTCAACCCGGAAACCCTCATTAAATTTGATGTTGCAAGAGAGGGACGAGTCGTTCTGAAGCTCTATGACATTACCGGGAGAGAGGTGAGCCGCCTCCATGACAAGTTTTTGGCACCGGGAAGCTATACCTATTTTCTTAACGGCCGCGGCTTTGCTTCAGGTGTCTATTTTTACAGAATGGAAGCGCCCGGTTTTATGTCGACGAAAAAACTTCTCATCGTTCGTTAA